The Thunnus maccoyii chromosome 12, fThuMac1.1, whole genome shotgun sequence genomic interval ACTTCAAAGTGCCTTTTTCATGTGgtgttctgttattttgtccgcCCCCTGTTGAGTGGGGAACAGAGGAGAGTCAAAACCAATATGCTGCTGGAGATAAAAGTAGAGAAACAGATAGTGAACAGGATGGGAATAAGTGATGATGGCAGGGGAAATATAATGTAAGGGGAAAAGATGTGGTTCATTTAGTCATTCCTTCTAATAGGCCTTTCATTCATGTCCACACGGGGGAGTGGATGGGATCGCTCGACTCAAGCAATTATACTTCTACATCATGACAGATGGGGCAGGGGGATGACTGTGGGGTGGACTGGGGTCTCCCTATTGGTAAGAGGGATTAAATGTAAGAAACTGGGGAGGGGGGACCCTGATGTAAAAAAAAGGGCGGGTAGGGGGAAAACATGGAGAGTGCGGGATACAGAGCTAATGGCAGCTAACAGTTGATTGGCTGTGACTGCCAGCCAATGGGTGTAAGAGAAGAATAAAGCGTCTCCGATGGTGATTAGAAATTCTCCACTAATGACAGCTGGGGGAGGGGAGTAATGAAAGGAGGTTTAATAtgtgttgagtgtgtttgtactggatgaatgaaaaacaatgaatgaatataaTGAATCTCAAAAGAATAGtgaacatctgtgtgtgtgtatgtgtgtagcttCAATAACACACgaaatacaaaaaatgtgtcgttttttttttttttacaaacatgaatattCTCCAAGTTTTTCAGATGTCTTTGTACaggtttttatatatatgtaaatgtattttgtacatATGAGAAATGCTCATTTACATAACATGATTAACATGAAGTAATTAACATaacaaacaagcagaaataGCTTTTTATATCTCCTCTGTTGTCTCTCCATTGCCCTCTCTATGCCACCTTTCTGTTTCTAAATCCTTTCATCTCgcctctttctttatttccttcGTACCTGTAATTTCCAGCTGATTTatctttgtttctctgctctctctctatgtcttcTTGGTCTTCTTTTTAGCGAGGTAGCTGTGGTAGTAGAAGTTGCTGAAGAGGGCGATTAGACTGAGAGAGTAGCCCACCACAACCATGTTCATGGAGTCAGGGAAGTCACAATCAGCGAACAGGTTGTAGGTGGTGTGGATGGTCACAATGAGAAATTGGAGCTGGTAAGAGACAGAATGAGcagaaacaaagacaggaaTGAGTGACCACAACCTGGCCATTGCAACTAGTGGACACAGACACTGGCTGTGTCAGTTAATTCTGCCAACAGCAAGAGGTAAAGATAGCTAGCAGTACATCCTGCCATACTGCACTCCGTCTAAAGACAGAagggtaacactttattttactggtcccttaattttatactaatttcctggaggttttctgagtaatttgaaggtatttaatggttaatttttaggacatttttacaaagagGGTGGTGCAAATTGGTACAAGTaataagaaaaaactgttggtaAGTAAACATACGCACtattgttaatttgcaaaaattcttaCTTAATTCAACTCTTGACgattctttaactgacagaaaacactctgttttcagtgtgtagttttgtgcaTCAAAtgatatattagcatattaggctttttcaatcatttcctaaaagtagctgctaATTCtgaggacatttctttgaaagctttatgtaatttggtagtatACAGGAAATGTGCTTGCTCAAGTAtttaagaaacaacctaatATTCTAATATATggtttaacaaacaaaactacacactgaaaaccaacttaacattttttaaattttttcttatattttgtaCCAAACTGCACCGCCTTCTCTGTAAAATGTACTAACACTTAACTtaaaatttccaggaaattagtataaaattaaagaacCTGTATAATAAAGCGTTACCAACAGAAGATATGAGGACTTtaccaaaacaaaactcaaataCCAAGAATTTGAAACATTCTCAGACCAAAAGCAAAGCATATTTGCCAAGGCAAAAACCTGTCATTGCCATTGAAGCAACTAAAAATGTGAGAGCATATCAatttatgatatataatatttaatttaaaatttttgaattatttgtttgtaacaattcatttttctttaattatacTTGGCTATATTATGCAGTGTAGTACTTTTTAGTACAGTAATGTACAGTAGTTAAATAATTTATCATAGTGTTGTATTGTGCACATGGTGTAGTATGTCCAAACCTTTCGTTTTTTCATGCTTTGGCAGTGTTATACTTAATTAAGGTAGTGCCAATAAATCTTGAGAAACCACTACAACCTACGAGGCAATGGTCACAGAGGCAGCCAAAGGCATTGGTAAGCTACTTTCATCAGTGCTCTCGCTAGCAGGGCTGCACATGTAAGTGTTGCTCTGAAAACAATACTTACAAATCTCTTTCACTGCCTACTAGGGGTGCAACcgatcacaaaactcacagtttGGATTATATcatggatttgagtcacggattggatcatttttcggatcagcaaaaaaaaaaaaaagggagggagacaaataaaactaagTTTTCcgtatattctgtaaaacacttaaagcaaggaacttttgcccatggtcttaaatgaaaacaacattcaagatgtcctgtgtttaaataaaatcttaaaatatataaaatattcaatgctcaattgTGCATTGCTAATGTAAGTTAGCAGCTTGAtggctaattagctgctcagctgtagcacattaaacagcatgtaaaaatacctgcagatgtcacttcggacccgttagatgctggtttggttgttgctcttcaaaatccctgttagcgacacgctgtctgtccatgacttgtacttaccgcagtttgtttactttgtcttaaatgagacattgaattttgcaattaatccatGGTTCACATGTGTGCCAAACCATGGGGggtgatccgtacggatcacggatcaactgCGATCCATTGCACCACTACTGCCTACCTAAGTAAATTTATAATTTCAGTGTTACTCTTCTCCTATCAAGGAAATTTCCCTTAAATTCTTTAACATATAGGATACCCCGGAGAAATATCtgataatgaaaaacaatgtcaaTCTACTCAAAGGTTAACAAACCGAATTTTTAATTATCACTGAAAACTCATGAAATTACATTgtcaaatacacaacacatctgTGAAATATAAGATACGATTATTCACACTGTCAGTAGTGGTCAAGCTGGCAGTAAACATGCTGGCAGATTAGCTTGCTAGCTCTCGTACTAGCCACCACGTGGGCCTCGTCTCGTAGGTCATAGCAGATCTTTAAGAGTCTCCCAGTGAGAGTGGCATTTAGCATGTCAGCTCTGTGTTACTATGAAGTAAATAATAGCATTTTCATAGAAAGAAATATTATTTGGATACTCTGCATTAACTAATATGAGCGATTCACCATGTTGCTAGCTTAAACAGCAACGTtagtgaggttttttttttttaattaattaaaggaTGCTATAACTGGATAGTTAGCAGGAGAAGCTATAGTCACCTCAGCTGTACAGACAGACAAGAATGTCAATCTAAGAAAGACAAGTATCACAACAATTCTGTGTAAAGCTTGTCAGTCATTGACACTATGGACTGATCAATATCCATATGTCACTACATATGTCACAGAGTCACTACAGTATTCAGGCACCAAGCAGGAATTGTTTGTATGAATGAACATAATGGATGTTAACTAACCGCCCCACTCCACTCCACTCACCCGCACCTCCCTTTCCAATGTTCGTAGTGCCTCTCAAGATCTCCAGTGTCCTCAATCAACTCAACTACCTCAGCTTCAGTTCACTAAATTGTGAAGCCAACTGTTAATGAAGGCTTGGGGGTCACCTCTAAGGTCAGTTACATAATGGCAGTCAGCCACCATACTGACCTATAGGATGCAGCCAgatagaaggaaaaaaaaaccctgcgGGATGCATTGTCTTCTTCATCAGCACCATGAATAGAAAACAGATGGTCCAGTAACTAGTTGAAGAGCATCAGTTCTGCTAATCCGTCTAGTTATACTAACAGCCAAACTGAACAATTACAAAACCAATAAGTAGGCGGCCATGGAAGGCTTCTTACAAGTTGTAGGAATATTCCTATTCCAAGCTTCTTGGAAATACAGTCAATAGACAATTATACTGGTGATACCGTAATTTCACATATATGCAGCTGAATGAAACCTACTTCACTCAAAGATATCTTTGGCAATATCTTTATTCCAAGACAAAAAAATggatcaaaatcgatgcaggagaaccagagatatcatcttttttattccacacgtCTTcatccttgtcaaaacctggtgcctacattaaTCACAGTCCTCATCCTAAATGATTAGACTGAATTACgctaaaacataaaaaaggacTGATCACCAAAATTACCCAAAGAGGTGGTCAGAGGTGAATTTCACAACTTCATCAAGACatataaagaataaaatagaaaaacacacacacacacacacacacacacacacacacacacacacacacacaggcagataCTGACCAGCTGCAGGGAAGTGAGGTAGCGTTTCCACCAGAGGTATTTGGTCACGCTTGGTCCCAAAGCTGCTAGACCATAGTACAGATACATCACCACATGAACCAGGGAGTTGATCAGACCAATCAGGAAAGCTGTGGACAGATACacaggatgagtgtgtgtgtgtgtgtgcttttgtgcatatgtgtcagtgtgtatacTCTTGTGAAAGTATAAACTTATCAAGTTGTGTATACTAAGCACATCCATGGCCCCAACACATAATTTGCAGTTTAGAATTAATGCTACTTTCGCATTTTGGGAGTCTGGGTTGGCGTGTTGGCATGTACTCACACTGGCCCCCAGCCACATATTTAACCCCGGCCCACCAGTTGAAGATCATGGTTGCGTGATGGTAGACGTGGAGGAAAGTCAGCTGACTGTTCTTTTTCCTCAGGATGAAAAACATCTGaatcatgcaaacacacacaaaggcagacGTAAGAAATTGCAGCCGCACATTTATGTACACAAAAACTGCAGGTACAGAAATACATGTCAATCTAAGCATGTTCCAAAAAAATCACTCTCTCTGGGAGTTACATAACAAATGgaatacttaaaataaaaaaataaatcctgtTGTCATACTCACAGTGTCACTGAGCTCTATAACTTTGGAGAAGTAAAACCACCAGCACACTCTGGCCATCTGTGCAACAgggtgaaaaaaatgttatcagtCCACtctaaattcatttatttacatgttttaaactTCCAGAGTGAACTTACTGTGGGTAAATTGTTtcaagaataaaaatgtataaatgtgaaGCTATATTTAAGCTGAAAATGAGCATTTCAAGAGGCATGCAAGGTTATTGCTGTATATTTTCGTTATCAAGTTCCTGTACGCCAAACTCTGTGTCTGGACTCATGAAAGGAATTCCAGAGTGAAGCTACACCAAAAAAGTGTTGCATAAAGTACCATGTAGTGACAAGATTTACCCTCATGGCCAGTGGGCTGTCGCTGTAGTCGACTGGCTGGCACAGCAGACTGTATCTGGCCAACCAGGAAGAGGCCGTGAACTGGAAAGACAAAAGCCGCTTTCAT includes:
- the elovl8a gene encoding ELOVL fatty acid elongase 8a, which encodes MKGFQAITMWQKAQLFYQGILEKGDKRTDHWLLVYSPLPISCIFLCYLIIIWAGPKLMAKREPINLKPVLIVYNFAMVCLSAYMFYEFTASSWLARYSLLCQPVDYSDSPLAMRMARVCWWFYFSKVIELSDTMFFILRKKNSQLTFLHVYHHATMIFNWWAGVKYVAGGQSFLIGLINSLVHVVMYLYYGLAALGPSVTKYLWWKRYLTSLQLLQFLIVTIHTTYNLFADCDFPDSMNMVVVGYSLSLIALFSNFYYHSYLAKKKTKKT